A single genomic interval of Lactococcus sp. S-13 harbors:
- a CDS encoding DUF871 domain-containing protein: MGKLGISIYPERSSFEKDKAYLDLAHQYGFKRVFTSLLEIDGDKEVVLSGFKKVVTYANSLGMEVMVDINPGLFTQLNISYDDLSFFHEMGADGIRLDIGFTGAEEASMTRNPYGIKIEINMSQGTTYVDSIMDYSPNVENLLGSHNFYPHRYTGLEFNHYLKCTEKFKAYNLNTMAFVNSHAASFGPWPTQDGLCSLEDHRDLEIATQVKHYKLLGGIDDITVANAYASEEELKAMSEAFNAPMPEIKVVPRETITENERKCLFEATHSYRGDKSAYMLRSTMTRITYKALDFPAHDTDTIQRGDVIIDNEGYGQYKGETQIALREMKNDGRVNVVGRISDDELFLLDFLKPWSSFKLIESK, translated from the coding sequence ATGGGAAAATTAGGAATTTCCATTTATCCGGAGCGTTCAAGCTTTGAAAAGGATAAAGCATACCTTGATCTTGCACATCAATATGGTTTCAAGCGAGTTTTCACCTCCTTGCTCGAGATTGACGGTGATAAAGAAGTCGTCCTTTCAGGATTTAAGAAAGTCGTGACTTACGCCAACAGTTTAGGGATGGAAGTGATGGTGGATATCAATCCAGGTCTCTTTACCCAACTTAATATCAGTTACGACGATCTTAGTTTCTTTCACGAGATGGGGGCTGATGGAATCCGACTTGACATCGGCTTCACTGGTGCTGAAGAAGCCAGCATGACACGTAACCCTTACGGGATCAAGATTGAGATTAACATGAGCCAAGGAACCACCTATGTGGACTCCATCATGGATTATTCACCAAATGTAGAAAATCTCCTTGGTAGTCATAACTTCTATCCACATCGTTACACTGGTTTAGAGTTTAACCATTACCTCAAATGTACCGAAAAATTTAAAGCTTACAACTTGAACACAATGGCTTTCGTCAATTCACACGCAGCTAGCTTTGGTCCTTGGCCAACGCAAGATGGACTTTGCAGCCTGGAAGATCACCGTGATCTTGAAATCGCTACTCAAGTTAAGCACTATAAACTTCTTGGTGGCATTGATGACATCACTGTAGCTAACGCTTACGCTAGTGAAGAAGAGCTTAAAGCTATGAGCGAAGCCTTCAACGCCCCAATGCCAGAAATTAAAGTGGTTCCACGTGAAACAATCACTGAAAACGAGCGCAAATGCTTATTTGAAGCCACACATAGCTACCGGGGAGACAAATCAGCCTATATGTTACGTTCAACAATGACACGTATCACTTACAAAGCCCTTGATTTCCCAGCTCATGACACAGATACCATTCAACGTGGAGATGTGATCATTGACAACGAAGGCTATGGTCAGTACAAAGGCGAAACACAAATCGCACTGCGTGAAATGAAAAATGACGGACGGGTCAATGTCGTAGGACGCATCTCTGATGATGAACTTTTCCTCCTTGACTTCCTGAAACCATGGAGCTCATTTAAACTTATCGAAAGTAAGTAA
- a CDS encoding monovalent cation/H(+) antiporter subunit G, with product MSTWGIALISLGLLLIAYRNWFGLLIVLIGLAMMLVARSQKKKADKLEKEKLQAYQETKIKSRK from the coding sequence ATGAGTACTTGGGGAATTGCGCTTATTAGCTTAGGACTTTTACTGATTGCCTATCGTAACTGGTTTGGACTTTTGATTGTTCTAATCGGACTTGCGATGATGCTTGTGGCAAGAAGTCAAAAAAAGAAAGCTGATAAGTTAGAAAAAGAAAAATTGCAGGCCTATCAAGAGACAAAAATTAAATCAAGAAAATAA
- a CDS encoding PTS sugar transporter subunit IIC, with product MNGITAWMEKYLVPVAAKIGSQKHLVALRDSFIGMLPATLAGALAAMISAIVTTFPSAIQQMTLGATAFSKLAPEKVWTLANTPIIGDLNNISALVNQGTLTVIGLIFAFSWGYNLARAYGVNDLAGGIVSVATLFAGLPNQMGKFTAALGTGKAGVAASDKINGVLGDQGLATWKPLFAAAHLDAGAYFTVIIMGALAVIIYAKLMLADITIKMPESVPPAVAKAFLAIIPTIAALYIVGLIYYIIGKLTNDSVINLITKYIAEPFQILSQNIFSVLIVTLFVSVFWFFGLHGPNVLAPVLDGIWGPLGLNNQALYFQVHSQGIRDLISKGAIDKAHAINGDYVNLWVRGSWDAFAWFGGSGGTITLVIAIILFSKRKDYKIVGRLGLAPGIFNINEPVLFGLPVVLNAIFFIPFAVAPLVSVIIAYTATALHLVDPVVNAVPWVTPPIMNAFMATGFDWRAIVLTIINLGVTFLIWTPFVIAANKLEEEELD from the coding sequence ATGAACGGAATTACTGCGTGGATGGAGAAATATCTCGTCCCTGTAGCAGCAAAAATCGGGTCTCAAAAACACCTGGTTGCACTGCGTGACTCATTCATCGGTATGTTGCCTGCAACACTTGCCGGTGCCTTAGCTGCCATGATTTCAGCTATTGTTACAACATTCCCGTCAGCTATCCAACAAATGACGTTGGGAGCAACAGCATTCTCAAAATTAGCACCAGAGAAAGTCTGGACACTTGCTAACACACCAATCATTGGTGACTTGAACAATATTTCAGCCCTTGTCAACCAAGGAACGCTGACAGTTATTGGTCTTATCTTTGCTTTTTCTTGGGGTTACAACTTGGCTCGTGCTTACGGTGTCAATGACCTCGCTGGTGGTATTGTCTCTGTTGCAACATTGTTCGCAGGTTTGCCAAACCAAATGGGCAAATTTACCGCAGCACTTGGTACAGGTAAAGCTGGCGTAGCCGCATCAGACAAAATCAATGGTGTTCTTGGTGATCAAGGACTTGCTACTTGGAAACCACTCTTTGCCGCAGCTCACCTTGATGCTGGTGCATACTTCACTGTTATTATCATGGGTGCTCTTGCCGTTATCATCTATGCAAAACTTATGCTTGCTGATATCACAATCAAGATGCCAGAATCAGTTCCACCTGCAGTAGCAAAAGCTTTCTTGGCTATCATCCCTACTATCGCAGCTCTTTACATTGTTGGTTTGATTTACTACATCATCGGTAAATTGACAAACGACTCTGTCATTAACTTAATCACTAAATACATCGCAGAACCATTCCAAATTCTGTCACAAAATATCTTCTCAGTGTTGATTGTAACACTCTTTGTTTCAGTCTTCTGGTTCTTCGGACTTCACGGACCAAACGTTTTGGCGCCAGTACTTGATGGTATCTGGGGACCTCTTGGCCTTAATAACCAAGCCCTTTACTTCCAAGTTCACTCACAAGGTATCCGCGACTTGATTTCTAAAGGTGCCATTGATAAAGCTCATGCGATTAACGGTGACTACGTAAACCTTTGGGTACGTGGTTCATGGGATGCCTTTGCATGGTTTGGTGGATCAGGTGGTACGATTACACTTGTTATCGCCATCATCCTCTTCTCTAAACGTAAAGACTACAAGATTGTTGGACGTCTCGGACTTGCTCCTGGTATCTTCAACATCAACGAACCAGTCCTCTTTGGTCTGCCAGTTGTCTTGAATGCTATCTTCTTTATCCCATTTGCAGTAGCACCATTGGTTTCTGTAATCATCGCCTACACAGCAACAGCACTTCACTTGGTTGACCCAGTTGTCAATGCTGTACCTTGGGTAACACCACCAATCATGAATGCCTTCATGGCAACAGGATTTGACTGGCGTGCGATTGTACTTACAATCATCAACTTGGGTGTCACATTCCTCATTTGGACTCCATTTGTTATCGCAGCTAACAAGTTGGAAGAAGAAGAACTCGATTAA